One Leptotrichia sp. OH3620_COT-345 genomic region harbors:
- the ulaG gene encoding L-ascorbate 6-phosphate lactonase yields the protein MAKLDEITRESWILSTFPEWGTWLNEEIEETVVEPGTVAMWWLGNMGLWVKTEGNANICMDLWVATGKRSSKNKLMKPKHQHQRAVGCVALQPNLRTTPCVIDPFAIRDLDALLATHSHSDHIDQNVAAAVLKNCPEAKFVGPKTCTEIWKKWGVPEERLVTVRPGDVISIKDTKIKMLESFDRTMLLTVDDDVVLKDKLPPDMDDMAVNYLIETTGGNIYNAGDSHHSNYFVKHGNENKVDVAFVGYGENPRGMTDKLTSSDVLRVAEELKTEVVIPLHHDIWSNFMADPKEITLLWNYRKDRMKYKFKPYIWQPGGKFVFPDNKDDMEYMYPRGFEDAFTIEPDLPFKSFL from the coding sequence ATGGCTAAGTTAGATGAAATTACGAGAGAATCATGGATTTTAAGTACTTTTCCTGAATGGGGAACATGGTTAAATGAAGAGATTGAAGAGACTGTAGTAGAGCCGGGAACAGTTGCTATGTGGTGGCTTGGAAATATGGGCCTTTGGGTAAAAACTGAAGGAAATGCAAATATCTGTATGGATTTATGGGTTGCTACAGGAAAAAGATCGAGTAAAAATAAACTGATGAAACCTAAACACCAGCATCAGAGAGCAGTAGGATGTGTTGCATTGCAGCCGAATTTGAGAACTACGCCTTGTGTTATTGACCCTTTTGCAATTAGAGATTTGGATGCATTACTTGCAACACATTCTCACAGTGATCATATAGATCAGAATGTTGCCGCAGCAGTTTTGAAAAACTGTCCTGAAGCGAAATTTGTAGGTCCAAAAACATGTACGGAAATATGGAAAAAATGGGGAGTTCCTGAAGAAAGATTGGTAACGGTGAGACCGGGGGATGTAATAAGTATAAAAGATACTAAAATAAAAATGTTGGAGTCTTTTGACAGAACAATGTTACTGACAGTAGATGATGATGTTGTCTTAAAAGATAAGTTGCCTCCTGATATGGATGATATGGCGGTGAATTATCTTATAGAAACAACAGGTGGAAATATATATAATGCAGGAGATTCACACCACTCGAACTATTTTGTGAAGCATGGTAATGAAAATAAAGTAGATGTTGCTTTTGTAGGATATGGAGAAAATCCGAGAGGAATGACTGATAAGTTGACTTCATCCGACGTATTGAGAGTGGCAGAAGAATTAAAAACAGAAGTAGTTATACCTTTACATCATGATATATGGTCAAACTTTATGGCTGATCCGAAAGAAATTACTTTATTATGGAATTACAGAAAAGATAGAATGAAATATAAATTTAAACCTTATATATGGCAACCGGGTGGAAAATTTGTATTTCCTGACAATAAAGACGATATGGAATACATGTATCCAAGAGGATTTGAAGATGCATTTACAATAGAACCTGATTTACCATTTAAATCATTCTTATAA
- a CDS encoding helix-hairpin-helix domain-containing protein — MKVKKIVVFIVLLILGNFLRLFIEERNIPDIEINEEVVYRKDEAVKENNLTKVAEKFDVNDVEYEQLLKMGFSKAKADKLIEFREKIGIISDIQELKNIPRFGETGLKQAEKYLFVDSEKIKNPEKNYKERNYIKYNINNSNEEKLKIIGFTKKEIKKLLLEIKKGNIRSNIELEKIIGTERYEELEKKIKFSE, encoded by the coding sequence ATGAAAGTAAAGAAGATTGTTGTATTTATTGTACTTTTGATTTTAGGAAATTTTTTAAGATTGTTTATTGAGGAACGAAATATTCCTGATATTGAAATTAATGAAGAAGTGGTTTACAGGAAAGATGAAGCCGTAAAAGAAAATAATTTGACAAAAGTAGCGGAAAAATTTGATGTAAATGATGTGGAGTATGAGCAGTTGCTGAAAATGGGATTTTCTAAAGCAAAAGCTGATAAATTAATAGAATTCAGAGAGAAAATAGGTATTATTTCAGATATACAGGAGTTGAAGAATATTCCGAGATTTGGTGAAACAGGATTAAAACAGGCAGAAAAATATTTATTTGTAGACAGTGAAAAAATAAAAAATCCTGAGAAAAACTATAAAGAAAGAAATTATATAAAATATAATATAAATAACTCTAATGAAGAAAAACTGAAAATAATAGGATTTACCAAAAAAGAAATAAAAAAATTGCTACTTGAAATAAAAAAAGGAAATATAAGATCAAATATCGAGCTGGAAAAAATAATCGGAACTGAACGGTATGAAGAGCTGGAAAAGAAAATAAAGTTTAGTGAATAA
- a CDS encoding coproporphyrinogen III oxidase, with translation MIFCNIKMNENKLEEFVRVLLPEYYDILDETSKKKVYINVTEKNNIIKVETVLKDNTFPEKGHDRGKINFQYKKIGLTYNDQQEVMVKVSLLKLFDKENDYKWGALIGVRPTKIVRRFLDMGLSYKEIEDILKNVYLVNDEKSKLLLEIVKRQQSYLDRKTAGIYIGIAYCPTKCTYCSFPAYLLKGKYAERYDEYFETLIKEIKETLKMVRELGIKISIIYIGGGTPSILSEREIEILLGTIKENYDFNDLKEFTFEAGRIDTLNEEKLKIIKKYEVNKISINPQSFNDKTLKLVNRYHNKEEFDKVYNIAKKLNLKINMDLIFGLPGETTEDILYTLEKVKKYNPENFTIHNLAIKNASKLNKENYKHGNKLNYEKIFEKLNEITTEKNLYPYYMYRQKNSFHWGENLGYSLLGCESIYNIEMIEENKVIIGIGAGAITKLIWKDNGKDNIKRFINPKDPLVWINEVEERLENKKQELKKLYCFREDNK, from the coding sequence ATGATATTTTGCAATATAAAAATGAATGAAAATAAACTGGAAGAATTTGTAAGAGTTCTTTTGCCTGAGTATTATGATATTCTTGATGAAACTTCTAAAAAAAAGGTATATATAAATGTAACTGAAAAAAATAATATTATTAAGGTTGAAACTGTTTTAAAAGATAATACATTTCCTGAAAAAGGACATGACAGGGGGAAAATAAATTTTCAATATAAAAAAATAGGACTTACTTATAACGATCAACAGGAAGTTATGGTAAAAGTATCTTTATTAAAACTTTTTGACAAAGAAAATGATTATAAATGGGGGGCACTTATAGGAGTAAGACCTACAAAAATAGTAAGAAGATTTCTTGATATGGGATTATCTTATAAGGAAATTGAAGATATATTGAAAAATGTGTATTTGGTAAATGATGAAAAATCAAAACTTCTTTTGGAAATAGTAAAAAGACAGCAATCGTATCTTGACAGAAAAACGGCGGGAATATATATAGGAATAGCTTACTGTCCTACGAAATGCACTTACTGCTCATTTCCTGCATACCTTTTAAAAGGAAAATATGCTGAAAGATATGATGAATATTTTGAAACGTTAATAAAAGAAATAAAGGAAACTTTGAAAATGGTAAGAGAATTGGGGATTAAAATAAGTATAATATATATAGGAGGGGGAACACCGTCAATACTATCTGAAAGGGAAATAGAAATTTTACTTGGAACAATAAAAGAGAATTATGATTTCAATGATTTGAAAGAATTTACATTTGAAGCGGGAAGAATAGATACATTAAATGAAGAAAAACTTAAGATTATAAAAAAATATGAGGTAAATAAAATAAGTATAAATCCTCAGTCATTTAATGATAAAACATTAAAACTTGTAAACAGGTATCACAACAAAGAAGAGTTTGATAAAGTTTATAATATTGCTAAAAAATTAAATTTGAAAATAAATATGGATTTAATTTTTGGGCTTCCGGGGGAAACAACTGAAGATATTTTGTATACATTGGAAAAAGTAAAGAAATATAATCCTGAAAATTTTACAATACATAATCTTGCAATAAAAAATGCAAGTAAATTAAATAAGGAAAATTATAAACATGGCAATAAACTGAATTATGAAAAAATATTTGAAAAATTGAATGAAATAACCACTGAAAAAAATCTTTATCCGTATTATATGTACAGACAGAAAAATAGTTTTCATTGGGGTGAGAATTTAGGATATTCCCTGCTCGGGTGTGAATCCATATATAACATCGAGATGATAGAAGAAAATAAAGTAATAATCGGAATAGGAGCAGGGGCAATAACCAAACTTATATGGAAGGATAACGGGAAAGATAATATAAAAAGATTTATTAATCCTAAAGATCCTTTAGTTTGGATAAATGAGGTGGAAGAAAGGCTGGAAAATAAAAAACAAGAATTAAAAAAGCTGTATTGTTTCAGAGAAGATAATAAATAA
- a CDS encoding undecaprenyl-diphosphate phosphatase — MIFDILKVTILSLIEGLTEFIPVSSTGHMIIADSFLRLSDNEIFVNAFKIIIQLGAIMSVVVYFWEQLWPFSKKLEKKESGEIILKWIKIIIAVLPAVILGLLFDDIIDRYFFNSLVVAVMLVFYGIILIWIETNRKETKGISDIGSLSISKIIGIGLFQCLAMIPGTSRSAVTIIGGVFLGLSRVAATEFSFFLAIPTMTGATLLKIVKIGTKLTGYEWFLISVGFVMSFIFAYAVIKIFMNYIKKHDFKIFGYYRIVLGIIVFILYFKGVIK, encoded by the coding sequence ATGATTTTTGACATTCTGAAAGTAACAATATTAAGCTTGATCGAAGGATTAACTGAATTTATACCTGTAAGCAGTACTGGGCATATGATAATTGCAGATAGTTTTTTAAGACTTTCCGATAATGAAATTTTTGTAAATGCTTTTAAGATAATAATTCAACTAGGAGCTATAATGTCTGTAGTTGTATATTTTTGGGAACAGCTTTGGCCATTTTCAAAAAAGCTCGAAAAAAAAGAAAGTGGAGAAATAATTCTAAAATGGATAAAAATTATTATTGCAGTACTACCTGCAGTCATTTTAGGGCTATTATTTGATGATATAATAGACAGATATTTTTTTAATTCATTAGTTGTGGCAGTTATGCTTGTATTTTACGGCATAATTTTAATATGGATAGAAACAAATAGAAAAGAAACAAAAGGTATTTCTGATATCGGGAGTCTGTCTATTTCAAAAATAATAGGAATAGGATTGTTTCAGTGTCTTGCAATGATACCGGGAACGTCAAGGTCTGCAGTAACAATTATCGGAGGAGTATTTTTGGGATTGAGTAGAGTAGCGGCAACGGAGTTTTCTTTTTTTCTGGCAATTCCTACAATGACGGGTGCTACTCTATTGAAAATAGTAAAAATAGGAACCAAACTTACAGGATATGAATGGTTTTTAATTTCTGTCGGATTTGTAATGTCATTTATATTTGCCTATGCAGTAATAAAAATATTTATGAATTATATAAAAAAACATGATTTCAAAATATTCGGATATTATAGAATTGTTTTAGGAATTATTGTATTTATTCTTTATTTTAAAGGAGTTATAAAGTAG